One Streptomyces coeruleorubidus DNA segment encodes these proteins:
- a CDS encoding BlaI/MecI/CopY family transcriptional regulator, which produces MAEQRQRPRRRGQGELEALVLSVLREADGPATAGWVQERLGGDLAYTTVITILTRLLAKGAVTRERAGRSFAWRPSSDHGGLAAGKMRKVLDAENDREAVLASFVTGLDPDDERLLRDLLGQSGGEGDG; this is translated from the coding sequence GTGGCGGAGCAGCGACAGCGTCCCCGGCGGCGGGGGCAGGGTGAGCTGGAGGCGCTGGTCCTGTCGGTACTGCGGGAGGCGGACGGCCCGGCCACGGCCGGCTGGGTGCAGGAACGCCTCGGCGGTGACCTCGCGTACACGACGGTGATCACGATCCTGACCCGGCTGCTGGCCAAGGGCGCGGTCACCCGGGAGCGCGCGGGCCGGTCCTTCGCCTGGAGGCCCTCCTCGGACCATGGGGGCCTGGCCGCCGGGAAGATGCGCAAGGTGCTGGACGCCGAGAACGACCGGGAGGCGGTGCTGGCCAGCTTCGTCACCGGCCTCGACCCGGACGACGAGCGGCTGTTGCGTGACCTGCTGGGGCAGTCCGGGGGCGAAGGGGACGGCTGA
- a CDS encoding hemolysin family protein yields the protein MTLLQLAIGALTLLTNAFFVGAEFALVSVRRSQIEPHAQTGDKRARMTLWALEHLSAMMATAQLGITVSSLVLGAVAEPAIAHLLEPGFEAAHIPHALVHPIAFVIALTLATYLHMLIGEMVPKNIALAAPVPSALLLGPPLVALTRALKPVVFSINAFANVLLKLLRVEPKDEVESVFTDDQLARMVLDSSQAGLLSPADGERLRDALELGTRPVGEILVPARRMRTVDHTVTPARLERVAAEAGYSRFPVTGPEGALLGYLHIKDTLGVTDRDRPFPRTALHKVTRVRIDTPLDDTLTALRAEGSHLAAVVGESGKVIGFVTMEDVLSELVGPAAAAPA from the coding sequence ATGACCCTCCTGCAACTCGCCATCGGCGCACTGACCCTGCTGACCAACGCGTTCTTCGTCGGCGCCGAGTTCGCGCTGGTCTCCGTGCGCCGCAGCCAGATCGAGCCGCACGCCCAGACGGGCGACAAGCGGGCCCGGATGACGCTGTGGGCCCTGGAACACCTCTCGGCGATGATGGCCACCGCCCAGCTCGGCATCACCGTCTCCTCGCTGGTGCTCGGCGCGGTCGCCGAACCCGCCATCGCCCACCTGCTGGAACCCGGTTTCGAGGCCGCCCACATCCCGCACGCCCTGGTGCACCCCATCGCGTTCGTCATCGCGCTCACCCTCGCCACCTATCTGCACATGCTGATCGGCGAGATGGTCCCGAAGAACATCGCGCTCGCCGCGCCGGTGCCCAGCGCCCTGCTGCTCGGCCCGCCCCTGGTCGCCCTCACCCGGGCGCTCAAGCCGGTCGTGTTCAGCATCAACGCCTTCGCCAACGTCCTGCTGAAACTGCTGCGCGTCGAGCCGAAGGACGAGGTCGAGTCGGTCTTCACCGACGACCAGCTCGCCCGCATGGTCCTCGACTCCAGCCAGGCGGGACTCCTCTCACCCGCCGACGGCGAACGGCTCCGCGACGCGCTGGAACTGGGGACCCGTCCGGTCGGCGAGATCCTCGTCCCCGCCCGGCGCATGCGCACCGTCGACCACACCGTCACCCCCGCGCGGCTGGAGCGGGTGGCCGCGGAGGCGGGCTACTCCCGCTTTCCCGTCACCGGCCCTGAGGGTGCCCTTCTCGGTTACCTGCACATCAAGGACACCCTCGGCGTCACCGACCGCGACCGCCCCTTCCCCCGCACCGCGCTGCACAAGGTCACCCGGGTGCGCATCGACACCCCGCTCGACGACACCCTCACGGCCCTGCGCGCCGAGGGCAGCCATCTCGCCGCCGTCGTCGGCGAGAGCGGCAAGGTCATCGGCTTCGTCACCATGGAGGACGTGCTGTCCGAACTGGTCGGCCCCGCGGCTGCGGCCCCCGCGTGA
- a CDS encoding AMP-binding protein, with protein sequence MIHLSGPRPAPAAPASPAVPLPQPKAVPFAHRLADHGDRVALVTPEGHVSYGELAERVAVTAERLGPVRRLVLLAGANSTDALVTHLAALSAGHPVLLVPGDSEYTIRSLTQAYAPDVVARPDADGRWTLDERNPQSAHTLHPDLALLLSTSGSTGSPKLVRLSHENLQANAESIATYLGIDDTDRAATTLPMHYCYGLSVIHSHLLRGAGLILTERSVSDAAFWAEFHAARGTSLAGVPYTFDLLDRIGFERMDLPHLRRVTQAGGRLAPERVARYAELGRRSGWRLFVMYGQTEATARMAYLPPHLAAERPEAVGVPIPGGSFRLQPVDGHGPRVGELVYSGPNVMLGYAESPADLALGRTVRELHTGDLARRASDGLYEIVGRRSRFVKILGLRIDPQRIETLLEEHGVNAYCAGDGEALAVAALSRAGDEGRIRRLIARKCGLPPRVVRVRAVAELPRLASGKPDYEAVRRLTHPSQEATPRPAGDLVRLYAEILDRADVTEDSSFVSLGGDSLCYVEMSLRLEETLGHLPTDWHTRTLRELHTMATPAPERLEGLEGQGGPEPPRARPTTGIRRALRAWTNPRSWRTRRTLETSIALRALGIVLIVGSHVQVFDIKGFAHILIGIAGYNFARFQLTDAELRERIRNLWRSIARIAVPSMVWITGAVILTDFYDPANALLLNSLLDQGNDRFDWAYWFVEALVYFLVVLAVLMAVPLLARLERRYVFGVPLALVAVGLVGRYDLLDLASARPQLSPTVVFWLFALGWAAARASTVRQRALLTAVLLFTLPGLFQDQPIRTAIVIAGAGLLIWVPTLPSLGPLSALAGVLASSSLYIYLTHYQVYPYLQEDFPLTALFASLVVGVGYAAVVTRVARTVRWL encoded by the coding sequence GTGATCCACCTCTCCGGGCCCCGCCCGGCACCCGCCGCTCCGGCCTCACCCGCGGTGCCGCTCCCGCAACCGAAGGCCGTGCCGTTCGCACACCGCCTGGCGGACCACGGCGACCGCGTCGCGCTCGTCACCCCGGAAGGACACGTGTCGTACGGCGAGCTGGCCGAGCGGGTTGCCGTCACCGCCGAACGCCTCGGGCCTGTCCGGCGCCTGGTGCTGCTCGCCGGAGCCAACAGCACCGACGCGCTCGTCACGCACCTGGCCGCCCTGTCCGCCGGTCACCCCGTCCTGCTCGTCCCCGGCGACAGCGAGTACACCATCCGCTCACTGACTCAGGCGTACGCCCCGGACGTCGTGGCCCGCCCGGATGCCGACGGGAGGTGGACCCTCGACGAACGGAACCCACAGAGCGCCCACACCCTCCACCCGGACCTCGCCCTGCTGCTGAGCACATCCGGCTCGACCGGCTCACCCAAGCTGGTGCGGCTCTCGCACGAGAACCTCCAGGCCAACGCCGAGTCCATCGCCACCTACCTCGGCATCGACGACACGGACCGGGCAGCCACCACGCTGCCCATGCACTACTGCTACGGCCTGTCCGTCATCCACAGTCATCTGCTGCGCGGCGCCGGCCTGATCCTCACCGAACGGTCGGTGTCCGACGCGGCCTTCTGGGCGGAGTTCCACGCCGCCCGCGGCACCTCGCTGGCCGGTGTGCCGTACACCTTCGACCTGCTCGACCGGATCGGCTTCGAGCGGATGGACCTGCCGCACCTGCGCCGCGTCACCCAGGCCGGGGGCCGACTCGCACCGGAACGCGTCGCCCGCTACGCCGAGTTGGGCCGCCGATCGGGCTGGCGGCTGTTCGTGATGTACGGGCAGACCGAGGCCACGGCCCGCATGGCCTACCTCCCGCCGCACCTCGCCGCCGAGCGTCCCGAGGCCGTCGGCGTGCCCATACCCGGCGGCTCCTTCAGGCTCCAGCCGGTCGACGGCCACGGACCTCGTGTCGGCGAACTGGTCTACTCGGGGCCGAACGTGATGCTCGGTTACGCCGAGAGCCCGGCCGACCTCGCCCTCGGCCGGACCGTGCGGGAACTGCACACCGGGGACCTCGCCCGGCGCGCGTCCGACGGGCTGTACGAAATCGTGGGCCGCCGCAGCCGCTTCGTGAAGATCCTCGGACTGCGGATCGACCCGCAGCGCATCGAGACCCTGCTGGAGGAGCACGGCGTCAACGCGTACTGCGCGGGCGACGGGGAGGCGCTCGCGGTGGCCGCGCTCAGCCGCGCCGGCGACGAGGGACGGATCCGTCGGCTGATCGCACGGAAGTGCGGACTGCCACCGCGCGTCGTACGGGTCCGGGCCGTCGCCGAACTGCCCCGCCTGGCCTCGGGCAAGCCCGACTACGAGGCCGTACGACGGCTGACGCACCCCTCGCAGGAGGCGACGCCCCGACCCGCCGGGGATCTGGTCCGCCTCTACGCGGAGATACTCGATCGCGCCGACGTCACCGAGGACAGCAGCTTCGTCAGCCTGGGCGGCGACTCGCTGTGCTACGTCGAGATGTCCCTGCGCCTGGAGGAAACCCTGGGCCACCTGCCCACGGACTGGCACACGAGGACCCTCCGCGAGCTGCACACCATGGCGACGCCCGCGCCCGAACGGCTGGAAGGGCTGGAAGGACAGGGCGGGCCGGAGCCACCGCGGGCCCGGCCGACCACGGGCATCCGAAGAGCCCTGCGGGCCTGGACGAACCCGCGGTCCTGGAGGACCCGCCGCACCCTGGAGACCAGCATCGCCCTGCGCGCCCTCGGGATCGTCCTCATCGTCGGCTCGCACGTCCAGGTTTTCGACATCAAGGGCTTCGCTCACATCCTCATCGGCATCGCGGGCTACAACTTCGCCCGCTTCCAGCTGACCGATGCCGAACTCCGCGAGCGAATACGGAACCTGTGGCGCAGCATCGCCCGCATCGCTGTTCCGAGCATGGTGTGGATCACCGGCGCGGTCATCCTGACCGACTTCTACGACCCGGCCAACGCCCTGCTCCTCAACAGCCTGCTCGACCAGGGGAACGACCGCTTCGACTGGGCCTACTGGTTCGTGGAGGCCCTGGTCTACTTCCTCGTCGTCCTCGCCGTCCTCATGGCCGTGCCCCTGCTGGCCCGGCTGGAGCGGCGGTACGTGTTCGGTGTGCCGCTGGCGCTCGTGGCCGTCGGCCTGGTCGGCCGCTATGACCTGCTGGACCTGGCGTCCGCCCGCCCGCAGCTGAGCCCCACCGTGGTCTTCTGGCTGTTCGCGCTGGGCTGGGCGGCCGCGCGGGCGAGCACCGTGCGGCAACGGGCGCTGCTGACGGCCGTGCTGCTGTTCACCCTGCCCGGTCTGTTCCAGGACCAGCCGATACGCACGGCCATCGTGATCGCCGGGGCGGGGCTGCTGATCTGGGTGCCGACCCTGCCCAGCCTCGGCCCGCTCAGCGCGCTCGCGGGTGTCCTGGCGAGCAGTTCCCTCTACATCTACCTCACGCACTACCAGGTCTACCCCTACCTCCAGGAGGACTTCCCGCTCACCGCCCTGTTCGCCTCTCTCGTGGTCGGCGTCGGCTACGCGGCGGTCGTGACCCGGGTGGCGCGAACTGTCCGGTGGCTGTGA
- a CDS encoding cytochrome P450: MRYPDIAAVSEELRPLARVLSRQMLYSDVPDHPRLRALISRAFIPKAVAALRPRIVEAVDRIITDAAPTGRMDIVADLARPLPLTIICDLLDVPQQDRPAVAAWSEPIAEAIGNSRLDADGNRAASQSMAEMLAYLRELLTRHDTPPTPHTLRALVTAQAQDTEQNFDELLANCALLLIAGHETTTHFIGNATLALLRHPHAAGQLRRRPDLMPAAIEELLRYDAPVQLMLRRARQDLDLAGRTIVEGQTVLLVGGAANRDPAVFPDPHVLDFERPGGRHMSFGHGPHFCLGAALARLEGAIALEALLTRLPGLRLDGTAPQWQRSLNFRGLTRLDVAFTPFSDEHDTGPQNLRTDGPPRGLSRATPVGERGH; the protein is encoded by the coding sequence GTGCGCTATCCCGACATCGCAGCCGTCTCCGAGGAACTGCGGCCGCTGGCCCGAGTCCTGAGCCGGCAGATGCTCTACAGCGACGTCCCCGACCACCCCCGGCTGCGGGCCCTGATCAGCAGGGCTTTCATCCCCAAGGCGGTAGCGGCACTCCGCCCCCGGATCGTCGAAGCCGTCGACCGGATCATCACCGACGCCGCGCCGACCGGCCGGATGGACATCGTCGCGGACCTCGCCCGCCCGCTGCCTCTCACCATCATCTGCGACCTCCTCGACGTACCACAGCAGGATCGCCCCGCTGTCGCCGCCTGGTCCGAGCCGATCGCCGAAGCCATCGGCAACTCCCGGCTCGACGCCGACGGCAACCGCGCGGCCTCGCAGAGCATGGCCGAGATGCTCGCCTACCTCCGCGAACTCCTCACCCGCCACGACACCCCGCCGACCCCCCACACCCTGCGCGCGCTGGTGACCGCACAGGCACAGGACACCGAGCAGAACTTCGACGAACTCCTCGCCAACTGCGCCCTGCTCCTGATCGCCGGCCACGAGACGACCACCCACTTCATCGGCAACGCCACCCTCGCCCTGCTCCGCCACCCGCACGCGGCCGGCCAACTGCGCCGCCGGCCCGATCTGATGCCCGCCGCCATCGAGGAACTCCTGCGCTACGACGCCCCGGTACAGCTGATGCTGCGCCGGGCGCGCCAGGACCTGGACCTGGCGGGCCGCACCATCGTCGAAGGGCAGACCGTGCTCCTCGTAGGCGGTGCCGCCAACCGGGATCCGGCCGTGTTTCCCGATCCCCATGTACTGGACTTCGAGCGGCCCGGCGGACGGCACATGTCGTTCGGGCACGGACCGCACTTCTGCCTCGGCGCGGCGCTGGCCCGGCTGGAAGGCGCGATCGCACTGGAAGCACTCCTCACCCGGCTCCCCGGCCTGCGCCTGGACGGCACCGCGCCGCAGTGGCAGCGCAGCCTCAACTTCCGCGGCCTCACCCGGCTGGACGTCGCCTTCACCCCGTTCTCGGACGAACACGACACAGGCCCGCAGAACCTGCGGACCGACGGTCCCCCACGCGGCCTCAGCCGCGCGACACCTGTCGGCGAGCGTGGTCACTGA
- a CDS encoding ABC transporter ATP-binding protein, which produces MNELHVAGLTKSYGAGGQPVLRGLELTVPAGALAAVLGPSGCGKTTMLRIVAGFLRADAGTVRLGDRLLNGPGVHLPPERRRIGIVPQEGALFPHLSVARNVAFGLTGSDRAERRHRTAEMLELVGLAGYDDRMPHELSGGQQQRVAVARALAPRPGLVLLDEPFNALDSALRAGVRSDVRAALRATGATAVLVTHDQQEALSTADLVAVVRDGRVAQCATPQDLYQRPADPWVADFVGDAVLLPGTVDTHGTARTALGTVPLATRPHALRTGTVLLRPEQLRLTGTDSEGAVRGTVTDVCYYGHDAMVTVTVEGHDTPVGIRVTGPLSVRPGEETGVLIVGEAALHP; this is translated from the coding sequence ATGAACGAACTGCACGTAGCGGGACTCACCAAGTCCTACGGAGCCGGCGGACAACCCGTCCTGCGCGGGCTGGAACTCACCGTCCCGGCGGGCGCGTTGGCCGCGGTCCTCGGCCCCTCCGGATGCGGCAAGACCACCATGCTGCGCATCGTCGCGGGCTTCCTGCGCGCCGACGCGGGCACCGTCCGACTCGGCGACCGGCTCCTGAACGGGCCCGGCGTGCACCTTCCGCCGGAGCGCCGCCGCATCGGCATCGTCCCTCAGGAAGGCGCCCTCTTCCCGCACCTGAGCGTCGCCCGCAACGTCGCCTTCGGCCTCACCGGTTCCGACCGGGCCGAGCGGCGGCACCGCACCGCGGAGATGCTGGAGCTGGTCGGCCTCGCCGGATACGACGACCGCATGCCGCACGAGTTGTCCGGCGGCCAGCAACAACGCGTCGCCGTGGCCCGCGCGCTCGCCCCGAGGCCGGGGCTCGTGCTGCTGGACGAGCCGTTCAACGCCCTCGACAGCGCGCTGCGAGCAGGAGTGAGGTCAGACGTACGGGCAGCACTGCGGGCGACCGGAGCAACGGCGGTCCTCGTCACCCACGATCAGCAGGAGGCCCTGTCCACCGCCGACCTCGTCGCCGTCGTACGCGACGGCCGGGTCGCCCAGTGCGCCACCCCACAGGACCTCTACCAGCGCCCCGCCGACCCCTGGGTCGCCGACTTCGTCGGCGACGCCGTCCTGCTCCCCGGCACCGTCGACACCCACGGCACGGCCCGGACCGCCCTGGGCACCGTGCCCCTCGCCACCCGGCCCCACGCCCTACGGACCGGCACGGTACTGCTCCGTCCCGAGCAACTCCGTCTCACCGGCACGGACTCCGAAGGCGCTGTCAGGGGCACGGTGACAGACGTCTGCTACTACGGCCACGACGCCATGGTCACCGTGACCGTCGAGGGCCACGACACGCCCGTCGGCATCCGGGTCACAGGCCCCCTGTCCGTCCGCCCGGGAGAGGAGACGGGTGTCCTCATCGTGGGCGAGGCCGCCCTCCACCCGTAG
- a CDS encoding hemolysin family protein encodes MTEVLLLLLALLLTLACAVFVAAEFSLTTVERGELERAAEAGERGADGALKAVRRLTFQLSGAQLGITVTSLVIGMLAEPSLAALLRGPLKAVGLGGAASSVATVLGVVISTVVLMVVGELVPKNWAISRPLAVAKVVAGPQRGFTAAFGPFIRHLNSTANRFVRRFGLEPAEELASARSPGELVALARHSAAEGALEADSAELFVRTLHLSELTAENVMTPRVDVKALEVHATAADAANLSHATGLSRFPVYRDSLDEVVGSVHIRDVLALDPDERAATAVTELATEPLLVPDSLTADRLLERLRAARTMAVVIDEYGGTAGVATVEDIVEEVVGEVRDEHDPVEVVDLLPGPRTGDGRAVWEADGSVRLDQLAQTGLTAPDGPYETVAGLIATRLSRIPVKGDVVDLDGWELEVLDVDHHRADRVRITGPVTGRTLQLAEEAR; translated from the coding sequence GTGACCGAGGTCCTGCTGCTCCTGCTGGCCCTCCTCCTCACACTGGCCTGCGCGGTGTTCGTCGCGGCCGAGTTCTCCCTGACCACCGTGGAGCGCGGTGAGCTGGAGCGGGCCGCCGAGGCCGGCGAGCGCGGCGCGGACGGCGCGCTGAAGGCCGTACGGCGCCTGACCTTCCAGCTGTCCGGCGCGCAGCTCGGCATCACCGTCACCTCCCTGGTGATCGGCATGCTCGCCGAGCCGTCGCTGGCGGCGCTCCTGCGCGGCCCGCTGAAGGCGGTCGGCCTGGGCGGCGCCGCGTCATCGGTGGCGACCGTGCTGGGCGTGGTGATCTCCACCGTCGTGCTGATGGTCGTCGGTGAGCTGGTGCCCAAGAACTGGGCGATCTCCCGGCCGCTGGCGGTCGCCAAGGTGGTGGCCGGCCCCCAGCGCGGATTCACGGCCGCGTTCGGCCCGTTCATCAGGCACCTGAACAGCACCGCGAACCGTTTTGTACGCCGCTTCGGCCTGGAGCCCGCCGAGGAGCTGGCCTCCGCCCGCAGCCCCGGGGAGCTGGTCGCCCTGGCCCGGCACTCGGCCGCGGAAGGCGCCCTGGAAGCCGACTCCGCCGAGCTCTTCGTCCGCACCCTGCACCTGAGCGAGCTCACGGCGGAGAACGTGATGACGCCGCGGGTCGATGTGAAGGCACTCGAAGTGCACGCGACGGCCGCCGACGCCGCGAACCTCTCCCACGCGACCGGCCTGTCCCGCTTCCCGGTCTACCGCGACAGCCTCGACGAGGTCGTCGGCAGCGTCCACATCCGGGACGTCCTCGCCCTGGATCCGGACGAACGGGCCGCCACCGCGGTCACGGAGCTGGCCACCGAACCCCTGCTGGTTCCGGACAGCCTCACCGCCGACCGGCTGCTGGAGCGACTGCGGGCCGCGCGCACGATGGCCGTGGTCATCGACGAGTACGGCGGCACGGCGGGCGTGGCCACGGTGGAGGACATCGTCGAGGAGGTCGTCGGCGAGGTCCGCGACGAGCACGACCCCGTCGAGGTCGTCGACCTGCTGCCCGGACCCCGCACCGGGGACGGCCGCGCGGTGTGGGAGGCGGACGGCAGCGTCCGCCTCGACCAACTCGCGCAGACAGGACTCACCGCCCCCGACGGCCCGTACGAGACCGTGGCCGGCCTGATCGCCACCCGCCTGTCCCGCATCCCCGTCAAGGGGGACGTGGTGGATCTCGACGGCTGGGAGCTGGAGGTCCTCGACGTCGACCATCACCGCGCCGACCGCGTCCGCATCACCGGACCGGTCACCGGGCGGACCCTCCAGCTCGCGGAGGAAGCCCGATGA
- a CDS encoding iron ABC transporter substrate-binding protein, translating to MRRPSVRRITALVAAGLLLPALAACGSGDKDGAGDGGNPSLVIYTGRNEKLVKPLLDKLEKAVDTKVEVRYGDSAELAAQILEEGDRTKAGLFFSQDAGALGALSREGMLQKLPQGTLDEVDEAYRGSAGDWVGLSGRVRVIAYNPDQVDEDDVPDSVFDVVKPAWKGKVGFAPTNASFQAFVTGMRVLKGDDTTRKWLADLKANGAKTYAHNLATLDAVEAGEVSLGLVNHYYWYERVAEKGEDKVNSKLRFLPGKDPGALINVSGAGILKDSGQSAAAQKAVDYLLSKEAQSYFADETKEYPLAAGVTSTVEDLPPLESLQSPDIDLGKLDSLQETLAMLQDVGLV from the coding sequence ATGCGACGCCCCTCGGTTCGCCGGATAACCGCGCTGGTCGCGGCCGGTCTGCTGCTCCCCGCCCTGGCCGCGTGCGGCTCCGGCGACAAGGACGGCGCGGGTGACGGCGGGAACCCCTCCCTCGTCATCTACACCGGCCGCAACGAGAAGCTCGTCAAGCCACTTCTGGACAAGCTGGAGAAGGCCGTGGACACCAAGGTCGAGGTGCGCTACGGCGACAGCGCCGAACTCGCCGCCCAGATCCTGGAGGAAGGAGACCGCACCAAGGCCGGTCTGTTCTTCTCCCAGGACGCCGGCGCACTGGGCGCCCTCTCCAGGGAGGGCATGCTGCAGAAACTGCCCCAGGGCACCCTCGACGAGGTCGACGAGGCGTACCGCGGTTCCGCCGGCGACTGGGTCGGCCTCTCGGGACGCGTCCGCGTCATCGCGTACAACCCGGACCAGGTCGACGAGGACGACGTCCCGGACAGTGTCTTCGACGTCGTCAAGCCGGCGTGGAAGGGCAAGGTGGGCTTCGCGCCGACCAACGCCTCCTTCCAGGCGTTCGTCACCGGCATGCGCGTTCTGAAGGGCGACGACACCACCCGCAAGTGGCTTGCGGACCTGAAGGCGAACGGCGCCAAGACCTACGCCCACAACCTCGCCACCCTCGATGCCGTGGAGGCCGGCGAGGTCTCCCTCGGCCTGGTCAACCACTACTACTGGTACGAGCGCGTCGCCGAGAAGGGCGAGGACAAGGTCAACTCCAAGCTGCGCTTCCTGCCCGGCAAGGACCCCGGCGCGCTGATCAACGTCTCCGGCGCGGGCATCCTCAAGGACAGTGGGCAGAGCGCGGCCGCCCAGAAGGCGGTGGACTACCTGCTGTCGAAGGAGGCGCAGAGCTACTTCGCCGACGAGACGAAGGAGTACCCGCTGGCCGCGGGTGTCACCAGCACCGTGGAGGACCTGCCGCCGCTGGAGTCGCTGCAGTCTCCCGACATCGACCTCGGCAAGCTGGATTCCCTCCAGGAGACGCTGGCCATGCTCCAGGACGTCGGACTGGTCTGA
- a CDS encoding TerD family protein — protein MGVSLSKGGNVSLSKEAPGLTAVLVGLGWDVRTTTGTDYDLDASALLLDASGKVPSDQHFVFYNNLKSPDGSVEHTGDNLTGEGEGDDESVKVNLAAVPAEIDKIVFPVSIHDAENRGQSFGQVRNAFIRVVNQANSQEIARYDLSEDAFSETAMVFGELYRHGTEWKFRAVGQGYASGLAGIATDFGVNV, from the coding sequence GTGGGAGTTTCCCTGTCCAAGGGCGGCAACGTCTCGCTCAGCAAGGAGGCGCCGGGTCTCACCGCCGTCCTGGTCGGCCTGGGCTGGGACGTACGCACGACCACCGGGACCGACTACGACCTCGACGCCTCCGCACTGCTCCTCGACGCCTCCGGCAAGGTCCCCTCGGACCAGCACTTCGTCTTCTACAACAACCTGAAGAGCCCGGACGGTTCGGTCGAGCACACCGGCGACAACCTCACCGGTGAGGGTGAGGGCGACGACGAGTCGGTCAAGGTGAACCTCGCCGCCGTGCCCGCCGAGATCGACAAGATCGTGTTCCCGGTGTCCATCCACGACGCCGAGAACCGCGGGCAGAGCTTCGGGCAGGTCCGCAACGCCTTCATCCGGGTCGTCAACCAGGCGAACAGCCAGGAGATCGCCCGCTACGACCTGTCCGAGGACGCCTTCAGCGAGACGGCGATGGTCTTCGGCGAGCTCTACCGGCACGGCACCGAGTGGAAGTTCCGAGCCGTCGGCCAGGGCTACGCCTCCGGACTGGCCGGTATCGCCACCGACTTCGGCGTCAACGTCTGA
- a CDS encoding ABC transporter permease, which yields MAALFALLPLGYLAVRAWERGPVFAWSVVADERTLQLLGRSLGLTAVVVAACLVLGVSLAWLTVRTALPATRAWSVLVALPLAVPSYVAAFAWLSAGPDLAGFGGAALALTLVSFPYVHLPVAAALRGIDPAQEEAARSLGHGPLRTFVKVTLPQLRPAAAGGALLVALYVLSDFGAVSLMRYDTFTRAIHTSYRASFDRTPAAALSVVLVVMTIALVAAEARTRGRAGHARTGTGTARPAVPLALGRWRPLALLWCGAVVAVAVAFPLGTLGYWLTVGSSATWDLSGLAQTAWTTLGVAAAGTGLTTVLALPVGVIAARHRGRGARLLEQAAYAGHALPGITVALALVFFAVRYAYPLYQQLPLLVCAYAVLFLPVAVAATRAAVLQAPPVLEDVARSLGRRPWQVLREVTVPLAAPGVAAGAALTFVVCMKELPATLLLRPTGMDTLATRLWTETGAGSFAAAAPYAAALILLAAVPSYLLGRHRT from the coding sequence GTGGCCGCCCTCTTCGCCCTGCTGCCCCTCGGCTACCTCGCCGTCCGCGCCTGGGAACGCGGCCCGGTGTTCGCCTGGAGTGTCGTCGCCGACGAACGCACACTCCAACTCCTCGGCCGCAGCCTCGGCCTGACCGCTGTGGTCGTGGCGGCCTGCCTGGTGCTGGGCGTCTCGCTGGCATGGCTGACCGTGCGCACCGCACTGCCCGCGACCCGCGCCTGGTCCGTGCTGGTCGCGCTGCCGCTGGCCGTGCCCAGCTACGTCGCCGCGTTCGCATGGCTGTCGGCCGGGCCGGACCTCGCCGGGTTCGGCGGCGCGGCACTGGCCCTGACACTGGTCAGCTTCCCGTACGTCCATCTGCCGGTCGCCGCCGCGCTCAGGGGCATCGACCCGGCGCAGGAGGAGGCCGCTCGCTCCCTCGGGCACGGCCCGCTGCGGACGTTCGTCAAGGTCACCCTGCCGCAACTGCGCCCGGCCGCCGCAGGTGGGGCACTGCTCGTCGCGCTGTACGTGCTCTCCGACTTCGGCGCGGTCTCCCTCATGCGGTACGACACCTTCACCCGTGCCATCCACACCTCCTACCGCGCATCCTTCGACCGCACGCCGGCCGCCGCGCTCAGCGTGGTGCTGGTGGTGATGACGATCGCGCTGGTCGCCGCCGAGGCCCGTACTCGCGGCCGGGCCGGACACGCCAGAACCGGAACCGGCACCGCCCGCCCGGCCGTTCCCCTCGCACTCGGCCGATGGCGGCCGCTCGCCCTGCTGTGGTGCGGGGCGGTGGTGGCCGTCGCCGTGGCCTTCCCGCTGGGCACCCTCGGGTACTGGCTGACCGTCGGCAGCTCGGCCACCTGGGACCTGAGCGGGCTCGCCCAGACGGCCTGGACCACCCTCGGCGTCGCGGCGGCGGGCACGGGCCTCACCACGGTCCTCGCCCTGCCGGTCGGTGTGATCGCCGCCCGGCACCGGGGGCGCGGAGCCCGCCTGCTGGAGCAGGCGGCTTACGCGGGTCACGCGCTGCCCGGTATCACGGTCGCGCTCGCCCTGGTGTTCTTCGCCGTGCGCTACGCGTACCCCCTGTACCAGCAACTCCCGCTCCTGGTCTGTGCCTACGCCGTCCTCTTCCTACCTGTCGCGGTGGCCGCCACCCGCGCGGCCGTGCTCCAGGCACCGCCTGTCCTGGAGGACGTGGCCCGCTCGCTGGGCCGACGGCCATGGCAGGTCCTCCGCGAGGTCACCGTCCCGCTGGCCGCGCCCGGCGTGGCCGCCGGGGCCGCCCTCACCTTCGTGGTCTGCATGAAGGAACTCCCCGCCACCCTCCTCCTGCGCCCCACCGGCATGGACACCCTCGCCACCCGGCTGTGGACCGAGACCGGCGCCGGATCCTTCGCGGCCGCCGCCCCCTACGCCGCCGCGCTCATCCTGCTGGCCGCCGTCCCCTCCTACCTCCTGGGCAGGCACCGGACATGA